In Phragmites australis chromosome 16, lpPhrAust1.1, whole genome shotgun sequence, one DNA window encodes the following:
- the LOC133896396 gene encoding calcium/calmodulin-regulated receptor-like kinase 1 isoform X1, translating to MEPSVLTIQRFQLTNSSLYFLAGHVAVGLLPRWSAHEVDATSLLLGSVAEVWSMKGVSEGLIIGITVGVVIGVVLAVGILLCMRYRRSQAQIRISSSRRASAVPIRTNGVNACAMLSNSTTGQESPRELEDRGTSLWLEGPGRKSMVSASGIPKYAYKELQKATSNFTTLLGQGAFGPVYKADMPSGEILAVKVLANNSKQGEKEFQNEVLLLGRLHHRNLVNLVGYCDDKGQHMLLYAYMPNGSLASHLYGENSAPLKWDLRVNIALDVARGLEYLHDGAVPPVVHRDIKSPNILLDQSMHGRVADFGLSREETITRNAANIRGTYGYLDPEYVSSRSFTKKSDVYSYGVLLFELIAGRNPQQGLMEYVELAAINADGKTGWEEIADSRLEGAFDVEELNDMAAVAYRCVSRVSRKRPAMRDAVQALTRVLKHSRSRKHHSRRHPQARADDESVDLEASEVQSSFSGLQRQESVGSVSDLPDV from the exons ATGGAGCCATCTGTTCTCACAATTCAACGCTTCCAACTTACTAATTCTTCGTTGTACTTCTTGGCAGGACATGTAGCAGTTGGTCTTCTTCCTCGTTGGAGCGCCCATGAGGTGGATGCAACATCCCTACTGCTAGGATCTGTGGCTGAAGTGTGGAGCATGAAAGGGGTTTCTGAGGGTCTGATCATCGGGATCACGGTTGGGGTTGTTATTGGTGTGGTCCTGGCTGTTGGAATACTGCTGTGCATGAGGTATCGGCGTTCCCAGGCGCAGATAAGGATTAGTAGCTCAAGGAGAGCCTCGGCAGTCCCCATCCGTACCAATGGTGTTAATGCGTGCGCCATGCTCTCGAACTCAACTACAGGGcaggagtctccgagggagctTGAAGACCGTGGGACTTCTCTGTGGCTTGAAGGGCCTGGTAGAAAGAGCATGGTATCAGCTTCTGGGATACCCAAATATGCATACAA GGAACTACAGAAAGCTACCAGCAATTTCACAACATTATTAGGTCAAGGAGCCTTTGGCCCTGTTTACAAAGCTGACATGCCTTCTGGTGAGATACTGGCTGTTAAAGTGCTTGCTAACAATTCAAAGCAAGGCGAAAAGGAGTTTCAAAATGAG GTCTTACTTCTCGGGCGATTGCACCACAGGAATCTGGTGAATTTGGTTGGCTATTGTGATGATAAAGGGCAACATATGTTACTGTATGCATACATGCCTAATGGGAGCCTTGCATCACACTTATATG GTGAAAACAGTGCACCACTGAAGTGGGATCTGAGAGTAAACATAGCCCTGGATGTTGCTAGGGGTTTGGAGTACTTACATGATGGG GCTGTTCCTCCAGTAGTTCACCGTGACATCAAATCACCCAACATTTTGCTGGATCAGTCCATGCATGGTAGG GTTGCCGACTTTGGATTATCAAGAGAGGAAACGATTACTCGAAATGCAGCCAACATACGAGGAACTTACGGATATCTTGATCCAGAGTATGTATCCTCACGATCATTCACAAAGAAGAGTGATGTATACAGCTACGGTGTTCTGCTATTCGAACTGATTGCTGGCAGAAACCCACAACAGGGTCTAATGGAATATGTTGAGCTT GCTGCAATCAACGCTGATGGGAAAACTGGGTGGGAGGAAATTGCAGATTCTCGATTAGAAGGCGCATTTGATGTGGAAGAGCTCAATGACATGGCTGCTGTTGCTTACAGATGTGTAAGCCGTGTCTCCCGGAAGCGCCCAGCCATGCGAGACGCCGTCCAGGCGCTGACCCGTGTGTTGAAACATAGCCGCAGCAGGAAGCATCACAGTAGGAGGCATCCACAGGCAAGGGCAGACGATGAATCTGTCGACTTGGAGGCGTCCGAGGTTCAGTCATCGTTCTCTGGCCTTCAAAGACAGGAATCAGTCGGCAGCGTCTCTGATCTGCCAGATGTCTGA
- the LOC133895923 gene encoding U-box domain-containing protein 8-like: MEAWPDDFRCPISLEVMTDPVILPSGHTFERRSIQRWLDGGHLTCPVTNLPLPPSPPLIPNHALRRLIAAVSPSAAAAAPVPAAGGGSADEGKEASVAAGAPSSVLALLSLAKSGAAGRREVLESGSAAVLLRHTAAGDEAAARALLYLSLDGDDARVGLVADGAVDALSTAVSRGGAAAALAATALTSLATVDVNKCTIGAHLSAIPALAGLLRRGGARERREAATALYELCKLPENRRRAVRAGAAPGLADFAADGSARAVEVLGLLAKCREGRQELCRIPGIVSVLSGVASSGNARAIEQALFVLNWICSESNELALEVIKLGAFQLCEALVNDDNCKIAKNAVELARTLKKA; encoded by the coding sequence ATGGAGGCGTGGCCGGACGACTTCCGGTGCCCCATCTCGCTGGAGGTCATGACGGACCCCGTCATCCTCCCCTCCGGCCACACCTTCGAGCGCCGCAGCATCCAGCGCTGGCTCGACGGGGGGCACCTCACCTGCCCCGTCACCAACCTCCCGCTGCCGCCATCCCCGCCGCTCATCCCCAACCACGCGCTGCGCCGCCTCATAGCCGCTGTCTCGCCttcggcggcggccgccgccccCGTCCCCGCGGCGGGAGGAGGTAGTGCTGACGAGGGGAAAGAAGCGTCGGTGGCGGCGGGGGCGCCGTCGTCCGTGCTGGCGCTGCTCAGTCTGGCCAAGTCGGGCGCCGCAGGCCGGAGGGAGGTGCTGGAGTCCGGCAGCGCAGCGGTGCTTCTGCGGCACACGGCGGCGGGGGACGAGGCGGCGGCTAGGGCGCTCCTCTACCTCAGCCTCGACGGCGACGACGCGCGCGTCGGGCTCGTTGCGGACGGCGCCGTCGACGCGCTCTCCACCGCGGTGTcccgcggcggcgcggccgccgcgctcgCGGCCACGGCGCTCACCAGCCTCGCCACTGTCGACGTCAACAAGTGCACCATCGGGGCGCACCTCTCGGCCATCCCCGCGCTGGCCGGGctcctccgccgcggcggcgcgcgggAGCGCCGCGAGGCTGCCACGGCCCTCTACGAGCTCTGCAAGCTGCCGGAGAACCGCCGCCGGGCAGTGCGCGCGGGCGCGGCGCCTGGGCTCGCCGACTTTGCCGCCGACGGCTCAGCCCGCGCAGTCGAGGTGCTCGGCCTCCTCGCCAAGTGCCGCGAGGGACGCCAGGAGCTGTGCAGGATCCCCGGCATCGTGTCTGTGCTCTCCGGCGTCGCCAGCAGCGGCAATGCCCGTGCAATCGAGCAGGCCCTGTTCGTTCTCAACTGGATTTGCTCGGAGAGCAACGAATTGGCATTGGAAGTAATAAAGCTGGGAGCTTTCCAGCTCTGTGAGGCTCTGGTGAACGACGACAACTGCAAGATCGCCAAGAACGCAGTAGAATTGGCCCGGACGCTCAAGAAAGCGTAA
- the LOC133896004 gene encoding protein VASCULATURE COMPLEXITY AND CONNECTIVITY-like produces the protein MAKMGAAILVCILVLALDVTAGILGIQAQAAQNKTKKVTILFIQCEKPVYKAYQLGLAAVVLLVVAHAIASFFGGCVCICSQLEFIRASINRKLAATTIVLSWIALIVGFSLLLAGAMSNSKSKTSCGFTHGHTLALGGIMCFVHGGITIAYYVTATAAAHEAA, from the exons ATGGCTAAGATGGGAGCTGCTATTCTGGTCTGCATATTGGTTTTAGCCCTGGATGTCACTGCTGGCATACTGGGAATTCAGGCTCAGGCTGCTCAGAACAAG ACTAAAAAAGTGACAATTCTCTTCATTCAATGCGAGAAACCAGTCTACAAAGCATACCAGCTTGGCCTCGCAGCTGTGGTGCTCCTGGTAGTTGCCCACGCAATTGCCAGCTTTTTTGGCGGCTGTGTCTGCATCTGCTCTCAGCTGGAGTTCATCCGTGCATCCATTAACAGGAAACTTGCAGCTACCACTATAGTGCTCTCATG GATTGCCTTGATCGTTGGATTCTCATTGCTGCTCGCTGGTGCCATGTCCAACTCCAAGTCAAAGACGTCATGCGGGTTCACGCACGGCCACACCTTGGCCCTCGGTGGGATCATGTGCTTCGTTCACGGCGGGATCACCATCGCCTACTATGTCACCGCCACCGCAGCAGCGCACGAGGCTGCTTAG
- the LOC133895868 gene encoding organelle RRM domain-containing protein 2, mitochondrial-like codes for MAAAAARSGFRRMFSVSAFAPPKPPAPRPQADPCPNLFVSGLSKRTSTETLRDFAAKFGEVLHARVVTDRVSGFSKGFGFVRYSTVEDATKGIEGMDGKFLDGWVIFAEYARPRPPPSQPEMNSQPQQSWGPPSGSWGAQ; via the exons atggcggcggctgcggcgaggTCCGGATTCCGGCGCATGTTCTCCGTCTCGGCATTCGCGCCGCCGAAGCCGCCCGCCCCGCGACCGCAGGCCGACCCCTGCCCGAACCTCTTCGTATCCG GACTGAGCAAGCGTACCTCAACGGAAACACTTAGAGATTTTGCAGCAAAGTTTGGGGAAGTTCTGCATG CACGAGTTGTGACAGATCGTGTCAGTGGTTTTTCCAAGGGGTTTGGCTTTGTAAGGTATTCTACAGTTGAAGATGCAACCAAAGGAATCGAAGGAATGGACGGAAAG TTCCTTGATGGATGGGTTATTTTCGCCGAATATGCTAGACCCAGACCACCGCCGTCTCAACCAGAGATGAATTCGCAGCCCCAACAATCGTGGGGCCCTCCATCAGGTTCCTGGGGTGCACAGTAG
- the LOC133896396 gene encoding calcium/calmodulin-regulated receptor-like kinase 1 isoform X2 → MKGVSEGLIIGITVGVVIGVVLAVGILLCMRYRRSQAQIRISSSRRASAVPIRTNGVNACAMLSNSTTGQESPRELEDRGTSLWLEGPGRKSMVSASGIPKYAYKELQKATSNFTTLLGQGAFGPVYKADMPSGEILAVKVLANNSKQGEKEFQNEVLLLGRLHHRNLVNLVGYCDDKGQHMLLYAYMPNGSLASHLYGENSAPLKWDLRVNIALDVARGLEYLHDGAVPPVVHRDIKSPNILLDQSMHGRVADFGLSREETITRNAANIRGTYGYLDPEYVSSRSFTKKSDVYSYGVLLFELIAGRNPQQGLMEYVELAAINADGKTGWEEIADSRLEGAFDVEELNDMAAVAYRCVSRVSRKRPAMRDAVQALTRVLKHSRSRKHHSRRHPQARADDESVDLEASEVQSSFSGLQRQESVGSVSDLPDV, encoded by the exons ATGAAAGGGGTTTCTGAGGGTCTGATCATCGGGATCACGGTTGGGGTTGTTATTGGTGTGGTCCTGGCTGTTGGAATACTGCTGTGCATGAGGTATCGGCGTTCCCAGGCGCAGATAAGGATTAGTAGCTCAAGGAGAGCCTCGGCAGTCCCCATCCGTACCAATGGTGTTAATGCGTGCGCCATGCTCTCGAACTCAACTACAGGGcaggagtctccgagggagctTGAAGACCGTGGGACTTCTCTGTGGCTTGAAGGGCCTGGTAGAAAGAGCATGGTATCAGCTTCTGGGATACCCAAATATGCATACAA GGAACTACAGAAAGCTACCAGCAATTTCACAACATTATTAGGTCAAGGAGCCTTTGGCCCTGTTTACAAAGCTGACATGCCTTCTGGTGAGATACTGGCTGTTAAAGTGCTTGCTAACAATTCAAAGCAAGGCGAAAAGGAGTTTCAAAATGAG GTCTTACTTCTCGGGCGATTGCACCACAGGAATCTGGTGAATTTGGTTGGCTATTGTGATGATAAAGGGCAACATATGTTACTGTATGCATACATGCCTAATGGGAGCCTTGCATCACACTTATATG GTGAAAACAGTGCACCACTGAAGTGGGATCTGAGAGTAAACATAGCCCTGGATGTTGCTAGGGGTTTGGAGTACTTACATGATGGG GCTGTTCCTCCAGTAGTTCACCGTGACATCAAATCACCCAACATTTTGCTGGATCAGTCCATGCATGGTAGG GTTGCCGACTTTGGATTATCAAGAGAGGAAACGATTACTCGAAATGCAGCCAACATACGAGGAACTTACGGATATCTTGATCCAGAGTATGTATCCTCACGATCATTCACAAAGAAGAGTGATGTATACAGCTACGGTGTTCTGCTATTCGAACTGATTGCTGGCAGAAACCCACAACAGGGTCTAATGGAATATGTTGAGCTT GCTGCAATCAACGCTGATGGGAAAACTGGGTGGGAGGAAATTGCAGATTCTCGATTAGAAGGCGCATTTGATGTGGAAGAGCTCAATGACATGGCTGCTGTTGCTTACAGATGTGTAAGCCGTGTCTCCCGGAAGCGCCCAGCCATGCGAGACGCCGTCCAGGCGCTGACCCGTGTGTTGAAACATAGCCGCAGCAGGAAGCATCACAGTAGGAGGCATCCACAGGCAAGGGCAGACGATGAATCTGTCGACTTGGAGGCGTCCGAGGTTCAGTCATCGTTCTCTGGCCTTCAAAGACAGGAATCAGTCGGCAGCGTCTCTGATCTGCCAGATGTCTGA
- the LOC133896198 gene encoding pentatricopeptide repeat-containing protein At5g50390, chloroplastic-like → MDLQLAPPLRLVASTHRPKATATAAPSSSSSSSSEPLKPRPPRPHQNPVPIPKPSPARLPSLCAAIEQHAAAGRHAEALHAFRLARSAAPFAPLPAPTYHALVTAAASLREPGEAAAVAWHMESSGFEMDVYAHNRVLGMFLACGMLAEARQMFEGMPGRSAVTWGVMMGGLVDRGRPRSALVLFSQLWQEVSVGAGPRAVMVAVRAATAAGSLRAGRQLHCCVAKIGAFDGDGNQYLWCALLDMYSKCGLVDEARRVFNGMAPPQRSVVAWNSMLAAYALHGRSEEALELYHVMCGSSVGMDQFTFSTMLGVFARLGLLEHAKQAHAGLIQRGLPLDVVGNTALVDLYCKWGRMEDARNVFERMPSRNLISWNALIAGYGYHGMGDKAIKMFERLIAEGIAPNHVTFLAVLNACRFSGLVDKGKRIFQLMTQNPKTKPRAMHYACVIELFGREGLLDEAYSVIRRAPFTPTANMWGALLTASRIHKNMHLAKLAAEQLLAMEPEKINNYVVLLNLYISSGRQDDACKVIETLKRKGLYISNACSWVTVKKKGHRFFFKDSLHPQSAEIYRRLDTLMKEVKEICYIAEENELLPDVHPDEQKISRAYHSERLAIAFGLISTSPHTPLRITQSHRLCRDCHNVIKFVTKVTDREIVVRDGSRFHHFKVGICSCGDYW, encoded by the coding sequence ATGGACCTGCAGCTCGCCCCGCCCCTCCGCCTCGTCGCCTCTACCCACCGCCCCaaggccaccgccaccgcggcgccctcctcctcctcttcctcttcctcggaGCCCCTCAAGCCCCGCCCGCCGCGGCCCCACCAGAACCCCGTCCCCATCCCCAAACCCAGCCCCGCGCGCCTCCCTTCCCTCTGCGCCGCCATCGAGCAGCATGCCGCCGCGGGCCGCCACGCCGAGGCCCTCCACGCGTTCCGCCTCGCCCGCTCGGCGGCCCCCTTCGCCCCGCTGCCCGCGCCCACCTACCACGCGCtggtcaccgccgccgcctcgctgcGGGAGCCCGGCGAGGCCGCGGCGGTGGCCTGGCACATGGAGAGCTCCGGCTTCGAGATGGACGTGTACGCGCACAACCGCGTGCTGGGGATGTTCCTGGCGTGCGGGATGCTCGCGGAGGCGCGCCAGATGTTCGAGGGAATGCCGGGGCGGAGCGCGGTCACGTGGGGGGTCATGATGGGCGGGCTGGTCGACCGGGGCCGCCCCCGCTCCGCGCTCGTGCTGTTTTCGCAGCTATGGCAGGAGGTCAGTGTGGGCGCGGGGCCAAGGGCGGTCATGGTGGCCGTCCGCGCGGCCACGGCAGCGGGGTCGTTGCGAGCCGGGCGGCAGCTGCACTGCTGCGTCGCCAAGATAGGGGCGTTCGACGGCGACGGCAATCAGTACCTGTGGTGCGCGCTGCTCGACATGTACAGCAAGTGCGGGCTGGTGGATGAGGCGAGGCGGGTGTTCAATGGGATGGCGCCGCCGCAGAGGAGCGTGGTGGCATGGAACTCGATGCTGGCGGCCTATGCACTCCACGGGCGCAGCGAGGAGGCGTTGGAGTTGTACCACGTCATGTGCGGGAGCAGTGTCGGCATGGACCAGTTCACGTTCTCAACGATGCTCGGGGTTTTCGCTAGGTTGGGGCTTCTGGAGCACGCGAAGCAGGCCCATGCTGGCCTGATCCAGAGAGGATTGCCGCTGGACGTTGTCGGGAACACGGCACTTGTGGACTTGTATTGCAAGTGGGGTCGGATGGAGGATGCGAGGAATGTTTTCGAGAGGATGCCTAGCAGGAACTTGATCTCTTGGAACGCTTTGATAGCAGGTTATGGCTACCATGGCATGGGAGATAAGGCGATCAAGATGTTCGAGAGGCTGATTGCTGAGGGGATTGCTCCAAACCATGTGACATTTCTAGCTGTACTGAATGCATGTAGGTTTTCTGGTCTTGTCGATAAGGGAAAGAGGATTTTCCAGCTGATGACTCAAAATCCAAAAACAAAACCACGGGCTATGCACTATGCCTGTGTCATTGAGCTTTTTGGTAGAGAAGGCCTACTTGATGAAGCCTACTCAGTGATAAGGAGAGCACCGTTCACCCCAACTGCGAACATGTGGGGGGCCTTGCTCACCGCTAGCAGGATCCATAAGAACATGCATCTTGCAAAACTAGCTGCCGAGCAGCTATTGGCAATGGAACCTGAGAAAATAAACAATTATGTCGTGCTCCTCAACTTGTATATTAGCTCTGGTAGACAAGATGATGCCTGCAAGGTAATTGAAACATTGAAGAGGAAGGGTTTGTATATTAGTAATGCTTGTAGCTGGGTCACAGTCAAGAAAAAAGGCCACAGGTTTTTCTTCAAAGATAGTTTGCACCCACAAAGTGCTGAAATATACAGGAGGCTAGATACATTAATGAAGGAGGTAAAAGAAATTTGTTACATTGCTGAGGAGAATGAATTGCTCCCTGATGTTCATCCTGACGAGCAAAAGATATCGAGAGCTTACCACAGTGAAAGACTAGCAATTGCTTTTGGCCTTATCAGCACATCTCCACATACACCCTTGAGGATCACTCAAAGCCATCGTTTGTGCCGTGACTGTCATAATGTAATCAAGTTTGTGACAAAAGTTACCGACAGGGAAATTGTTGTAAGGGATGGTAGCAGGTTCCATCACTTCAAAGTTGGGATCTGCTCTTGCGGTGACTACTGGTAA
- the LOC133896241 gene encoding uncharacterized protein LOC133896241 yields the protein MRLLSFVPCGCRAGPIDDAPPAEHAGDAGAAARRRRRRRANRSPGTAAAQWRPSLGDIYEEYSTDAAKARGRRVVPARPGKSASWDVARVLPRAHSDEHRHLESASSMPASFAPTAFLF from the exons ATGAGGCTCCTGTCGTTCGTGCCCTGCGGCTGCCGTGCGGGACCCATCGACGACGCGCCGCCGGCGGAACACGCCGGAGACGCCGGggcagcggcgaggaggaggcgccggagGAGGGCCAACAGGTCGCCGGGGACAGCAGCAGCCCAGTGGCGGCCATCTCTCGGGGACATCTACGAGGAGTACAGCACCGACGCGGCCAAGGCCCGCGGCCGGAGGGTTGTGCCGGCGAGGCCAGGCAAGTCGGCGTCCTGGGACGTCGCCAGGGTGCTGCCCCGCGCGCACAGTGATGAGCACCG GCACCTGGAGAGCGCGTCGTCGATGCCAGCGTCGTTCGCGCCGACGGCGTTCCTGTTCTGA
- the LOC133896298 gene encoding DAG protein, chloroplastic-like encodes MAASLPTAAAARLAAAQAFAFPSPKPSSPSSVAALPCAAVGVFPSLSLAAAPPGRRPCGARPKPPAAGAGGEQRETILLPGCDYNHWLIVMEFPKDPAPTREQMIDTYLNTLATVLGSMEEAKKNMYAFSTTTYTGFQCTVDEETSEKFKGLPGVLWVLPDSYIDVKNKDYGGDKYINGEIIPCTYPTYQPKERRTSKYESRRYERRRDGPPASRRPKQEAPQTESTSS; translated from the exons ATGGCTGCCTCCCtcccgaccgccgccgccgcgcgcttGGCCGCGGCCCAAGCATTCGCCTTTCCTTCGCCCAagccctcctctccctcctccgtCGCTGCCCTCCCATGCGCCGCTGTGGGGGTCTTCCCGTCGCTGTCCCTCGCGGCGGCGCCCCCGGGCCGGCGCCCCTGCGGCGCGCGGCCGAAGCCTCCGGCGGCGGGGGCAGGGGGCGAGCAGAGGGAGACGATACTGCTCCCCGGGTGCGACTACAACCACTGGCTAATCGTGAtggagttccccaaggaccccgCCCCCACCCGCGAGCAGATGATCGACACCTACCTCAACACTCTCGCCACCGTCCTCGGCAG CATGGAGGAAGCCAAGAAGAACATGTATGCCTTCAGCACGACCACCTATACCGGGTTCCAGTGCACTGTTGATGAAGAAACTTCAGAGAAGTTCAAGG GTTTGCCTGGTGTTCTGTGGGTGCTCCCCGATTCCTACATCGATGTCAAAAATAAGGACTATGGAG GTGACAAGTACATAAACGGTGAGATAATTCCATGCACATACCCAACCTACCAACCAAAGGAGCGGAGAACCTCAAAGTATGAAAGTAGACGGTATGAGAGGCGAAGAGATGGACCCCCAGCCAGCAggagaccaaagcaagaggcgCCTCAGACTGAGTCAACATCTTCATGA